Proteins found in one Microbacterium sp. LWS13-1.2 genomic segment:
- the rpmA gene encoding 50S ribosomal protein L27: MAHKKGASSTRNGRDSNAQRLGVKRFGGQQVLAGEIIVRQRGTHFHPGANVGRGGDDTLFALAAGAVEFGQKGGRKVVNIVAAAE, translated from the coding sequence ATGGCACACAAAAAGGGCGCAAGCTCCACCCGCAACGGTCGTGACTCCAACGCTCAGCGACTGGGCGTCAAGCGCTTCGGCGGCCAGCAGGTCCTCGCCGGCGAGATCATCGTCCGTCAGCGCGGCACCCACTTCCACCCCGGCGCCAACGTCGGCCGCGGTGGCGACGACACGCTGTTCGCCCTCGCCGCAGGCGCGGTCGAGTTCGGCCAGAAGGGCGGCCGCAAGGTCGTCAATATCGTGGCGGCCGCGGAGTAA
- the rplU gene encoding 50S ribosomal protein L21 — protein sequence MVYAVVRAGGRQEKVEVGTIVVLDRQAAKVGDKIELPAVLFVDGDSVTTDADKLAKVTVTAEVLGEERGPKIVIQKFKNKTGYKKRQGHRQDLTRVKVTGIK from the coding sequence GTGGTTTACGCAGTTGTGCGCGCCGGAGGCCGGCAGGAGAAGGTCGAGGTCGGCACGATCGTCGTCCTCGATCGCCAGGCCGCCAAGGTCGGCGACAAGATCGAGCTCCCCGCGGTGCTCTTCGTCGACGGTGACTCCGTCACGACCGACGCGGACAAGCTCGCGAAGGTCACCGTGACCGCCGAGGTGCTCGGTGAGGAGCGCGGCCCGAAGATCGTGATCCAGAAGTTCAAGAACAAGACCGGTTACAAGAAGCGCCAGGGGCACCGTCAGGACCTCACGCGCGTCAAGGTCACCGGCATCAAGTAA